The Acidimicrobiales bacterium genome has a window encoding:
- a CDS encoding SRPBCC domain-containing protein, with amino-acid sequence MEGQLLQTDDRFRLRFSRRLAHSPQKVWRAITEPEHLQAWFPGRIVGQWIVGSRLEFHGEYPMMDGAVLAVEEGSLLEFRWGPDTLRLEIIPEGDGCTFTLTDTFDELGKAARDAAGWHECLDHLEDHLEGTPPRAWGERWSQVHSRYVEQFGPEAATIGPPDRG; translated from the coding sequence ATGGAAGGACAGCTGCTCCAGACGGATGACCGGTTCCGGCTGCGGTTCAGCCGCCGGCTGGCGCACTCGCCGCAGAAGGTGTGGCGGGCCATCACCGAGCCCGAGCACCTCCAGGCCTGGTTCCCGGGCCGAATTGTCGGCCAGTGGATCGTCGGCTCCAGGCTCGAGTTCCATGGCGAGTACCCGATGATGGACGGCGCGGTTCTGGCCGTCGAGGAGGGCTCGCTGCTCGAGTTCCGATGGGGGCCCGACACCCTCCGCCTCGAGATCATCCCCGAGGGCGACGGCTGCACGTTCACACTGACCGACACGTTCGACGAGCTCGGCAAGGCGGCGCGCGATGCCGCCGGCTGGCACGAGTGCCTCGACCATCTCGAGGACCACCTGGAAGGAACGCCGCCACGGGCCTGGGGGGAGCGATGGAGCCAGGTCCACTCTCGCTACGTGGAGCAGTTCGGGCCCGAGGCGGCGACTATCGGACCGCCCGATCGAGGTTAA